In Porites lutea chromosome 1, jaPorLute2.1, whole genome shotgun sequence, a single genomic region encodes these proteins:
- the LOC140949457 gene encoding interferon-induced very large GTPase 1-like: MAKMSPDDEVINGLGAKAIDVTKEWVKNLCKRVSSLQELTRLRLQELEDCCRGADEREMKKVYQLVEEAESTKNLLAAIPNDDKLIQQTMETKAADLKTLKNAKELLNEAKAIAKDQSESSKKTLNETLALIMSTLELPIDWLREDEVKPAVLFQYLDKIIKQCTDVLESADAYKSEVEIVTRASAGRALCGIYYSKYESPKPAGIPLLLVPMTVTLNSPNSAQEVNYMKFSAKGIATDYVRTVESTSTNIGFGVVGFEELLVGEVQNENSHEDNSLVSQSAKTTSTSASALQYIRIAKKVFQIEPHQLRLSLTAEKKAKSIVQDRNPRALECEKSARIFMERYGSHFPAGLQTLGGVFFNIADAESKSTTDIFKLTEAAVAFLGGALRIGVSGTEEYTNSGENSEETNTAIQNEKFSHSVRSIGPPATNPATFQKLLSYSSTWALIDRGPSTSYIPIWDLIEDLGSEFREVATALKETWHKDEDLRQEKWEAEQNQLKKREEIEQRSKERILAEAREELLRIREEHLAEREPGLWEG; this comes from the coding sequence ATGGCAAAGATGAGCCCTGACGATGAAGTAATTAACGGACTTGGTGCTAAAGCTATTGATGTCACAAAAGAATGGGTGAAGAACCTCTGTAAGAGAGTTTCGTCCCTCCAGGAACTTACAAGGCTGAGATTGCAAGAGCTGGAAGACTGCTGCCGTGGAGCCGATGAAAGAGAAATGAAGAAGGTTTATCAACTTGTAGAGGAAGCAGAATCAACCAAGAATCTACTCGCTGCCATTCCAAATGACGACAAACTTATTCAACAAACCATGGAAACAAAAGCGGCAGACTTGAAAACGCTGAAGAACGCCAAAGAGTTACTGAACGAAGCAAAGGCTATTGCTAAAGATCAATCAGAGTCATCAAAGAAAACCTTAAACGAAACATTGGCTTTGATCATGAGCACTCTAGAACTTCCTATAGATTGGCTAAGGGAGGATGAAGTAAAACCAGCGGTATTGTTTCAGTATCTGGATAAAATTATTAAGCAGTGCACCGATGTTTTAGAATCTGCTGACGCATACAAAAGTGAAGTGGAAATCGTCACTAGGGCCAGCGCTGGGAGAGCCCTTTGTGGAATTTATTACTCCAAATACGAGTCTCCAAAGCCAGCTGGAATTCCTTTGCTTCTAGTACCAATGACTGTGACCTTAAACAGTCCTAACAGTGCTCAAGAAGtaaattacatgaaattttctgCAAAGGGCATAGCTACAGACTACGTACGAACAGTTGAATCAACCAGCACCAACATTGGTTTTGGTGTGGTTGGTTTTGAGGAGCTTCTCGTTGGGGAAGTGCAAAATGAAAACAGCCATGAGGACAACAGCCTCGTTTCTCAGTCTGCCAAAACTACAAGCACCAGTGCATCTGCTCTACAGTACATTCGCATAGCCAAAAAAGTTTTCCAAATCGAGCCACACCAGTTACGCCTTTCCTTGACTGCTGAGAAAAAGGCAAAGTCCATTGTCCAGGATAGAAACCCCAGAGCATTGGAGTGTGAAAAATCTGCGCGCATCTTTATGGAACGCTACGGAAGCCATTTTCCAGCTGGGCTGCAGACTCTGGGCGGAGTGTTTTTTAATATTGCTGATGCCGAAAGTAAAAGCACCACAGATATATTCAAGCTGACAGAGGCTGCAGTTGCATTTCTTGGCGGAGCACTGAGGATTGGAGTCAGTGGTACTGAAGAGTACACAAACAGTGGAGAAAATAGTGAAGAGACAAATACAGCCATCCAGAATGAGAAGTTTTCCCATTCTGTAAGGTCTATAGGACCCCCAGCAACAAATCCGGCTACTTTCCAAAAGCTGCTTTCTTACAGCTCCACTTGGGCTTTGATTGACCGTGGCCCCAGCACAAGTTATATACCTATCTGGGACTTAATTGAAGATCTTGGAAGCGAGTTCAGGGAAGTAGCTACAGCCCTCAAGGAAACGTGGCATAAAGACGAAGATCTAAGGCAGGAAAAGTGGGAAGCGGAGCAAAACCAATtaaaaaaacgagaagaaatTGAACAAAGAAGTAAAGAACGAATACTGGCTGAAGCAAGAGAAGAATTGCTGCGTATCCGGGAAGAGCATCTTGCAGAAAGG